From the genome of Chelmon rostratus isolate fCheRos1 chromosome 1, fCheRos1.pri, whole genome shotgun sequence, one region includes:
- the psmc3 gene encoding 26S proteasome regulatory subunit 6A: protein MASLSDKSVWDEVEDGIGEEVLKMSTEEIVQRTRLLDSEIKIMKSEVLRVTHELQAMKDKIKENTEKIKVNKTLPYLVSNVIELLDVDPNDQEEDGANVDLDSQRKGKCAVIKTSTRQTYFLPVIGLVDAEKLKPGDLVGVNKDSYLILETLPTEYDSRVKAMEVDERPTEQYSDIGGLDKQIQELVEAIVLPMNHKEKFENLGIQPPKGVLMYGPPGTGKTLLARACAAQTKATFLKLAGPQLVQMFIGDGAKLVRDAFALAKEKAPSIIFIDELDAIGTKRFDSEKAGDREVQRTMLELLNQLDGFQPNMQVKVIAATNRVDILDPALLRSGRLDRKIEFPMPNEEARARIMQIHSRKMNVSPDVNYEELARCTDDFNGAQCKAVCVEAGMIALRRGATELNHEDYMEGILEVQAKKKANLQYYA, encoded by the exons ATGGCGTCGCTGAGTGACAAATCAGTTTGGGACGAGGTGGAGGATGGAATCGGCGAAGAAGTGTTAAAAATGTCCACAGAGGAGATAGTTCAGCGAACTCGTCTCCTCGACAGTGAGATAAAGATTATGAAGAGCGAGGTGCTGCGGGTGACCCACGAGCTGCAGGCTATGAAGgataaaatcaaagaaaacacGGAGAAGATAAAGGTGAACAAAACCCTGCCGTACCTTGTGTCTAATGTAATCGAGCTGCTGGACGTGGACCCCAACGACCAGGAGGAGGACGGTGCTAATGTGGATCTGGACTCTCAACGGAAAGGAAAATGCGCCGTCATTAAGACCTCCACTCGACAGACCTACTTCCTGCCCGTGATCGGGCTGGTGGACGCCGAGAAGTTGAAGCCCGGAGACCTGGTGGGTGTCAACAAAGACTCCTACCTGATCCTGGAGACCTTACCCACCGAGTATGACTCCAGAGTCAAGGCCATGGAGGTGGATGAGCGTCCCACAGAGCAGTACAGCGACATTGGGGGTCTGGACAAGCAGAtccaggagctggtggaggccaTCGTCCTGCCCATGAACCACAAGGAAAAGTTTGAGAACCTGGGCATCCAGCCACCCAAAGGGGTCCTGATGTACGGACCACCTGGCACTGGGAAGACCCTCCTGGCCAGGGCCTGCGCCGCTCAGACCAAGGCCACCTTCCTGAAGCTGGCCGGTCCACAGCTGGTCCAAATGTTTATCGGAGATGGAGCCAAGCTGGTGAGAGACGCCTTCGCCCTGGCCAAAGAGAAAGCCCCATCCATCATCTTCATCGATGAGCTGGACGCCATCGGAACCAAGAGGTTTGACAGCGAGAAGGCAGGAGACAGAGAAGTTCAGAGGACCATGCTGGAGCTGCTCAACCAGCTGGACGGATTTCAGCCCAACATGCAGGTCAAG gTGATTGCTGCCACCAACAGAGTGGACATCCTGGACCCTGCGCTGCTTCGTTCAGGCCGTCTGGACAGAAAGATCGAGTTCCCCATGCCGAACGAAGAGGCCAGAGCTCGCATTATGCAGATCCACTCCCGCAAGATGAATGTCAGCCCCGATGTCAACTACGAGGAGCTGGCTCGCTGCACCGACGACTTCAACGGAGCCCAGtgcaaagctgtgtgtgtggaggccgGCATGATCGCGCTGCGCCGTGGGGCCACAGAGCTGAACCATGAGGATTACATGGAGGGAATCCTGGAGGTCCAAGCTAAGAAGAAGGCTAACCTTCAGTACTATGCCTGA
- the LOC121627399 gene encoding TATA-box-binding protein has product MDQNNSIPAFQGLASPQGAMTPVMPIFSPMMPYGSGLTPQPVQNTNSLSILEEQQRQQQQQQQQQQQQAQQANTGLPGTSGQTPQLFHSQAVTGTTTTALPGNTPLYNTPLTPMTPITPATPASESSGIVPQLQNIVSTVNLGCKLDLKTIALRARNAEYNPKRFAAVIMRIREPRTTALIFSSGKMVCTGAKSEEQSRLAARKYARVVQKLGFPAKFLDFKIQNMVGSCDVKFPIRLEGLVLTHQQFSSYEPELFPGLIYRMIKPRIVLLIFVSGKVVLTGAKVRAEIYEAFENIYPILKGFRKTT; this is encoded by the exons ATGGACCAAAACAACAGTATACCGGCCTTTCAGGGGCTGGCTTCCCCTCAG GGTGCCATGACCCCAGTCATGCCAATCTTTAGTCCCATGATGCCGTATGGCTCAGGCTTGACACCACAGCCCGTCCAGAACACCAACAGTTTGTCAATACTGGAGGAACAGCagaggcaacaacaacaacaacagcagcaacagcaacaacaggcaCAGCAGGCAAACACAG GCCTCCCTGGAACGTCGGGGCAGACCCCTCAACTTTTCCATTCCCAGGCAGTAACAGGCACGACCACCACAGCACTGCCAGGGAATACCCCTCTCTACAACACTCCACTGACCCCCATGACCCCTATCACACCAGCCACACCAGCCTCAGAGAGCTCTGGAATTGTAccacagctaca AAACATAGTATCTACTGTAAATCTGGGCTGTAAACTGGATTTGAAGACCATTGCTTTAAGAGCCAGGAATGCAGAGTACAACCCAAAG CGTTTTGCTGCGGTCATCATGAGAATACGAGAACCCAGGACCACTGCTCTCATCTTCAGCTCAGGGAAGATGGTCTGTACTGGAGCCAAGAG TGAGGAGCAGTCGAGGTTAGCTGCCAGAAAATACGCTCGTGTGGTGCAGAAGCTCGGTTTTCCCGCTAAGTTCCTGGACTTCAAGATTCAGAACATGGTAGGAAGCTGCGATGTGAAGTTCCCCATTCGACTGGAGGGCTTGGTCCTCACACATCAACAGTTTAGCAG CTATGAACCGGAGCTGTTTCCAGGACTGATTTACCGAATGATCAAACCCAGAATCGTGCTGCTCATCTTTGTTTCTGGGAAAGTTGTACTCACAG GTGCCAAGGTGAGAGCAGAGATCTACGAAGCATTTGAAAACATCTACCCCATTTTGAAAGGCTTCCGCAAGACAACGTAG
- the psmb1 gene encoding proteasome subunit beta type-1 — protein MLSAHAFGDPGKMKDYHYTGPVEHRFSPYAFNGGTVLAVAGEDFAIVASDTRLSEGYSIHSRDSPKCYKLTDTTVIGCSGFHGDCLTLTKIIDARLKMYKHSNNKTMTSGAIAAMLSTILYGRRFFPYYVYNIIGGLDEEGRGAVYSFDPVGSYQRDTYKAGGSASAMLQPLLDNQIGFKNMEGVQHVPLTQDKAVQLVKDVFISAAERDVYTGDALRICVVTKEGINEQTIPLRKD, from the exons ATGCTTTCTGCTCATGCTTTTGGAGACCCCGGGAAGATGAAAGACTATCATTATACCGGTCCAGTAGAGCACCGGTTCTCACCATATGCTTTCAATGGAGG AACCGTGCTGGCTGTTGCCGGGGAAGACTTTGCCATCGTAGCCTCAGACACCAGGCTGAGTGAGGGCTACTCAATCCACAGCCGGGATTCACCAAAGTGCTACAAGCT GACAGACACAACCGTCATTGGCTGCAGTGGTTTCCATGGCGACTGCCTGACTCTGACTAAAATCATTGATGCCAGACTAAAG ATGTACAAACactcaaacaataaaacaatgaccAGCGGAGCCATCGCAGCCATGTTGTCCACCATCCTGTATGGTAGGAGGTTCTTCCCCTATTACGTCTACAACATCATCGGAGGACTGGATGAAGAGG GCAGAGGGGCAGTGTACAGTTTTGACCCAGTGGGCTCCTACCAGAGAGACACCTACAAGGCCGGAGGATCAGCAAGTGCTATGCTACAACCGCTACTAGACAACCAG ATTGGTTTCAAGAACATGGAGGGTGTACAACATGTTCCTCTGACTCAGGACAAGGCGGTTCAGCTAGTCAAAGATGTCTTCATCTCAGCCGCGGAGAGAGATGTCTACACCGGAGATGCCCTTCGAATCTGTGTCGTCACTAAGGAGGGCATCAATGAGCAGACCATTCCACTAAGGAAAGACTGA